The following proteins are co-located in the Streptomyces sp. DT2A-34 genome:
- a CDS encoding ROK family protein translates to MHTDLVAALDIGGTKIAGALVDGHGTIAVRAQRATPAREDGETVMRAVEEVVGELTASPLWARATALGIGSAGPVDASAGTVSPVNVPGWRDYPLVRRVREAAGGLPVELIGDGVAITAAEHWQGAARGHDNALCMVVSTGVGGGLVLNGRLHPGPTGNAGHIGHISVDLDGDECPCGSRGCVERIASGPNIARRALENGWRPGPDGDTSAAAVAAAARDGDPVAVASFERAAQALAAGIAATATLVEIDIAVIGGGVGKAGDVLFTPLRKALSDYATLSFVQRLVITPAQMGTDAGLVGAAAAALAGKAGVTAAGV, encoded by the coding sequence ATGCACACCGACCTCGTGGCTGCGCTCGACATCGGCGGCACCAAGATCGCCGGAGCGCTGGTGGACGGCCACGGCACGATCGCGGTCCGGGCCCAGCGCGCCACGCCGGCGCGGGAGGACGGCGAGACGGTGATGCGGGCCGTCGAGGAGGTCGTCGGCGAGCTCACCGCATCGCCCCTGTGGGCGCGCGCCACCGCCCTCGGCATCGGCAGCGCGGGACCGGTGGACGCCTCCGCGGGCACGGTGAGCCCGGTGAACGTGCCCGGATGGCGCGACTATCCGCTGGTCCGGCGCGTCCGGGAAGCGGCCGGCGGCCTGCCCGTGGAGCTGATCGGCGACGGCGTGGCCATCACGGCGGCCGAGCACTGGCAGGGAGCGGCCCGGGGGCATGACAACGCGCTCTGCATGGTCGTCTCCACGGGAGTCGGCGGCGGTCTGGTCCTGAACGGCCGGCTGCACCCCGGCCCGACCGGCAACGCCGGCCACATCGGGCACATCAGCGTCGACCTGGACGGTGACGAGTGCCCGTGCGGTTCGCGCGGCTGCGTGGAGCGCATCGCGAGCGGCCCCAACATCGCCCGACGGGCACTGGAGAACGGCTGGCGGCCCGGCCCGGACGGCGACACGTCGGCCGCCGCCGTGGCCGCCGCCGCGCGGGACGGTGACCCGGTCGCCGTGGCCTCCTTCGAGCGCGCCGCGCAGGCCCTGGCCGCCGGGATCGCGGCCACCGCGACCCTCGTCGAGATCGACATCGCCGTGATCGGCGGGGGAGTGGGCAAGGCGGGCGACGTCCTCTTCACGCCGCTCCGCAAGGCGTTGAGCGACTACGCCACCCTGTCCTTCGTCCAGCGCCTGGTCATCACGCCGGCCCAGATGGGAACGGATGCCGGGTTGGTGGGGGCTGCGGCGGCCGCGCTCGCGGGGAAGGCGGGGGTGACCGCGGCGGGGGTGTAG
- a CDS encoding TIGR01777 family oxidoreductase, translated as MKIVIPGGTGQVGTVLNRALTAAGHEVVVLTRRPTRAGEVHWDGETSGPWATEIDGSDVVINLAGRSVSCRYTAPNLQAMMDSRVRSTEVVGEAIASAARPPRVWLQMSTATIYAHRFDAPHDEATGVIGGGEPDVPDYWGYSVRIARAWERAQEEADTPHTRKVALRSAMVMSPDRGGVFDVLLRLARLGLGGPVAGGGQYVSWIHDRDFVRAVEFLVERDDLRGPVNLAAPEPLPQRAFMRTLRSAWGVPVGLPATKWMAELGAFALRSDTELLLKSRRVVPGRLLDEGFAFDYARWPEAADDLARRVRLRRADRRRTGPGAPALSRLSGGGA; from the coding sequence ATGAAGATAGTGATTCCCGGGGGAACCGGGCAGGTGGGAACGGTCCTGAACCGTGCGCTGACCGCTGCGGGCCACGAGGTGGTCGTCCTGACCCGACGGCCCACGCGCGCCGGCGAGGTCCACTGGGACGGTGAGACGTCGGGCCCGTGGGCCACGGAGATCGACGGCAGTGACGTCGTGATCAACCTGGCCGGCCGCAGCGTCAGCTGCCGCTACACCGCGCCCAATCTGCAGGCCATGATGGATTCGCGAGTGCGCTCCACCGAGGTCGTGGGCGAGGCGATCGCGAGCGCCGCCCGGCCGCCGCGGGTCTGGCTGCAGATGAGTACGGCCACCATCTACGCGCACCGCTTCGACGCGCCCCACGACGAGGCCACGGGCGTCATCGGCGGCGGCGAGCCCGACGTGCCGGACTACTGGGGCTACAGCGTGCGGATCGCCAGGGCCTGGGAGCGAGCGCAGGAGGAGGCCGACACGCCGCACACCCGGAAGGTCGCCCTGCGTTCCGCCATGGTGATGAGCCCCGATCGCGGCGGCGTGTTCGACGTCCTGCTGCGGCTGGCCCGGCTGGGGCTCGGCGGTCCCGTCGCGGGCGGCGGACAGTACGTCTCCTGGATCCACGACCGGGACTTCGTCCGCGCGGTCGAGTTCCTGGTCGAGCGGGACGATCTGCGGGGGCCGGTGAACCTCGCCGCTCCCGAACCGCTGCCCCAGCGTGCCTTCATGCGGACCCTTCGCTCCGCGTGGGGCGTCCCCGTGGGGCTGCCCGCGACGAAGTGGATGGCGGAACTCGGCGCGTTCGCGCTGCGCTCGGACACCGAGCTCCTGCTCAAGAGCCGACGTGTCGTCCCCGGCCGCCTGCTCGACGAGGGGTTCGCCTTCGACTACGCCCGATGGCCGGAAGCGGCCGACGATCTCGCGCGGCGCGTACGGCTGCGCCGGGCCGACCGGCGGCGGACCGGGCCCGGGGCTCCCGCGCTGTCCCGATTGTCCGGGGGCGGGGCGTGA
- a CDS encoding NUDIX hydrolase: MIVWINGAFGAGKTTTARELIELIPNSTLFDPEVIGGALTHLLPPKHLTEVGDFQDLPIWRRLVIDTAAALLAELGGTLVVPMTLLRQEYRDEIFGGLAARRITVQHVLLAPAETILRERIAGRELPPDLPDGEIRIRQWSYDHIEPYRAALASWLTADAYPVDNSGLTPYETAARIAEAVGSGTVPVCDIVQTPEPTAETVASGVLLFDEQDRVLLVDPTYKAGWEFPGGVVESGEAPARAGMREVAEETGIRLEDVPRLLVIDWERPLPPGYGGLRLLFDGGRLDSAEAERLLLPGPELRDWRFVTEDEAAELLPPVRYERLRWALRARERGAALYLEAGVPMS; this comes from the coding sequence GTGATCGTCTGGATCAACGGCGCGTTCGGTGCGGGGAAGACCACCACCGCACGCGAACTGATCGAGCTGATCCCGAACAGCACGCTCTTCGACCCCGAGGTCATCGGCGGAGCACTCACCCACCTGCTCCCGCCCAAACACCTCACCGAGGTCGGTGACTTCCAGGACCTGCCGATCTGGCGGCGTCTCGTGATCGATACGGCGGCCGCGCTGCTCGCCGAGCTCGGCGGGACCCTCGTGGTTCCGATGACGCTGCTCCGCCAGGAGTACCGCGACGAGATCTTCGGCGGCCTCGCCGCCCGCCGCATCACCGTGCAGCATGTGCTCCTCGCCCCGGCGGAAACGATCCTGCGGGAGCGAATAGCCGGGCGGGAGCTCCCGCCCGACCTGCCCGACGGCGAGATACGGATCCGGCAGTGGTCGTACGACCACATAGAGCCGTATCGCGCCGCACTCGCTTCCTGGCTCACCGCCGACGCCTATCCCGTCGACAACAGCGGTCTGACTCCCTACGAAACGGCTGCCCGGATCGCCGAGGCCGTCGGCAGCGGTACGGTCCCCGTCTGCGACATCGTGCAGACGCCCGAGCCCACCGCCGAGACCGTCGCCTCGGGGGTCCTTCTCTTCGACGAGCAGGACCGCGTGCTGCTCGTCGACCCCACGTACAAGGCCGGCTGGGAGTTTCCCGGCGGCGTCGTCGAGTCCGGCGAGGCGCCCGCGCGCGCGGGCATGCGCGAGGTCGCGGAGGAGACGGGGATACGCCTGGAGGACGTACCGCGGCTCCTCGTCATCGACTGGGAGCGGCCCCTGCCCCCCGGATACGGAGGTCTGCGGCTCCTCTTCGACGGCGGCCGTCTCGACTCGGCGGAGGCCGAACGTCTGCTGCTGCCCGGACCCGAGCTGCGCGACTGGCGCTTCGTCACCGAGGACGAGGCCGCCGAGCTGCTGCCGCCGGTGCGTTACGAGCGGCTGCGCTGGGCGCTGCGGGCGCGGGAACGCGGGGCGGCGCTCTATCTGGAGGCCGGGGTCCCCATGTCCTGA
- a CDS encoding protein kinase family protein: protein MTRTERLAAHTDIATSLALLSDHELGDLVESGAPLGTGIGGRSTLIEVDGSRVFVKRVPLTDVELRPENVRSTANLLGLPTYFHYGIGSPGFGAWRELAVHTMTTNWVLADLFGGFPLMHHWRVLPDAPRPLHEALADVERAVAYWGGDPQTRERIEGLRTASTSLALFLEYVPHTLHDWFDAQLRTDGADAACALVEQGLGAATDFLHARELLHFDAHFNNILTDGRQLYLADYGLALSARFPLTPQEREFFGRHRLYDRCYTATHLVNWLATALYGYGPQEREAFVRDCADGMRPEGIPRAAADIVVRYAPLAAAVGDFNRRLVHESRLTPYPHEELRRAVQDMGTPASR from the coding sequence ATGACCCGAACCGAGCGCCTCGCCGCCCACACCGACATCGCCACGTCCCTCGCACTGCTCTCCGACCACGAACTCGGGGACCTCGTGGAGTCGGGCGCGCCGCTCGGCACCGGGATCGGCGGACGGTCGACGCTGATCGAGGTGGACGGCAGCCGGGTCTTCGTGAAGCGAGTCCCGCTCACCGACGTCGAGTTGCGGCCGGAGAACGTCCGCTCCACGGCGAACCTCCTCGGCCTGCCGACATACTTCCACTACGGCATCGGCAGTCCGGGCTTCGGTGCCTGGCGGGAGCTCGCGGTGCACACGATGACCACGAACTGGGTGCTGGCCGACCTGTTCGGGGGGTTCCCGCTGATGCACCACTGGCGGGTCCTGCCCGACGCGCCCCGGCCGTTGCACGAAGCACTGGCCGACGTGGAGCGGGCCGTCGCCTACTGGGGCGGCGACCCGCAGACGCGCGAACGCATCGAGGGGCTGCGGACGGCGTCCACGAGCCTGGCCCTGTTCCTGGAGTACGTGCCCCACACCCTGCACGACTGGTTCGACGCCCAGCTGCGCACAGACGGCGCCGACGCCGCGTGCGCTTTGGTGGAGCAGGGGCTCGGGGCCGCCACCGACTTCCTCCACGCGCGCGAACTCCTGCATTTCGACGCCCACTTCAACAACATCCTCACCGACGGACGGCAGCTCTACCTCGCCGACTACGGCCTCGCGCTGTCGGCCCGCTTCCCGCTCACGCCTCAGGAGCGCGAGTTCTTCGGCCGACACCGCCTCTACGACCGCTGCTACACCGCCACCCACCTGGTGAACTGGCTGGCCACCGCGCTGTACGGGTACGGCCCGCAGGAGCGCGAGGCCTTCGTGCGGGACTGCGCCGACGGCATGCGGCCCGAGGGAATCCCGCGGGCCGCCGCCGACATCGTCGTCCGGTACGCGCCCCTCGCCGCCGCCGTGGGTGACTTCAACCGGCGGCTGGTGCACGAGAGCAGACTGACCCCGTACCCGCACGAGGAACTGCGCCGCGCCGTTCAGGACATGGGGACCCCGGCCTCCAGATAG
- a CDS encoding dipeptidase: MSSNPVAETVASLMPRAKAELTELVAFKSVADFDQFPKSESEGAARWVADALTAEGFADVALLDTPDGTQSVYGYLPGPEGAKTVLLYAHYDVQPPLDEAAWSTPPFELTEREGRWYGRGSADCKGGVIMHLLALRALKANGGIPVHVKVIAEGSEEMGTGGLERYAEEHPELLEADTIVIGDAGNFRVGLPTVTSTLRGMTLVRVQIDTLEGNLHSGQFGGAAPDALGALIRVLDSLRAEDGSTTVDGLTGDSSWQGLQYEEEQFRADAKVLDGVELVGSGTVADRIWARPAVTVLGIDCPPVVGATPSVQASARALISLRVPPGVDAAEATKLLQAHLETHTPWGARVRTEQIGQGQAFRADTSSPAYQAMADAMAVAYPGQEMQYAGQGGSIPLCNTLAALYPHAEILLIGLSEPEAQIHAVNESVSPQELERLSVAEALFLLNYAAS; this comes from the coding sequence ATGTCGTCGAATCCGGTCGCCGAGACCGTCGCCTCCCTGATGCCCAGGGCGAAGGCGGAGCTCACCGAGCTGGTGGCATTCAAGTCGGTGGCGGACTTCGACCAGTTCCCGAAGAGCGAGAGCGAGGGCGCCGCCCGCTGGGTCGCCGACGCGCTCACCGCCGAGGGCTTCGCGGACGTGGCCCTGCTCGACACCCCCGACGGCACGCAGTCGGTGTACGGCTACCTGCCCGGCCCCGAGGGCGCCAAGACGGTCCTGCTGTACGCCCACTACGACGTGCAGCCCCCGCTGGACGAGGCCGCCTGGAGCACCCCGCCCTTCGAGCTGACCGAGCGCGAGGGCCGCTGGTACGGGCGCGGGTCCGCCGACTGCAAGGGCGGCGTGATCATGCACCTGCTCGCCCTGCGCGCGCTGAAGGCCAACGGCGGCATACCCGTCCACGTGAAGGTGATCGCCGAGGGCTCGGAGGAGATGGGCACGGGCGGTCTCGAGCGGTACGCCGAGGAGCACCCGGAGCTGCTGGAGGCCGACACGATCGTGATCGGCGACGCGGGCAACTTCCGCGTGGGCCTGCCGACGGTCACCTCGACCCTGCGCGGCATGACCCTGGTGCGCGTGCAGATCGACACGCTCGAAGGCAACCTGCACTCCGGCCAGTTCGGCGGGGCCGCGCCCGACGCGCTCGGCGCGCTGATCCGCGTACTGGACTCGCTGCGCGCGGAGGACGGCTCGACGACGGTGGACGGGCTGACCGGCGACTCGTCGTGGCAGGGCCTTCAGTACGAGGAGGAGCAGTTCCGCGCGGACGCCAAGGTCCTCGACGGCGTCGAGCTGGTCGGCTCCGGCACGGTCGCCGACCGCATCTGGGCCCGCCCCGCCGTCACGGTCCTCGGCATCGACTGCCCGCCGGTCGTCGGCGCCACCCCGTCCGTGCAGGCGAGCGCCCGTGCGCTGATCAGCCTGCGGGTGCCGCCGGGTGTGGACGCGGCCGAGGCGACCAAGCTGCTGCAGGCCCACCTGGAGACGCACACACCGTGGGGTGCCCGGGTGCGCACCGAGCAGATCGGCCAGGGCCAGGCGTTCCGCGCCGACACGAGCAGCCCGGCGTACCAGGCGATGGCGGACGCGATGGCGGTGGCGTACCCGGGCCAGGAGATGCAGTACGCCGGCCAGGGCGGCTCCATCCCCCTGTGCAACACCCTCGCCGCGCTGTACCCGCACGCGGAGATCCTCCTCATCGGGCTGAGCGAGCCGGAGGCCCAGATCCACGCCGTGAACGAGAGCGTGTCCCCGCAGGAGCTGGAGCGCCTGTCGGTCGCCGAGGCGCTGTTCCTGCTCAATTACGCGGCGAGTTGA
- a CDS encoding geranylgeranyl reductase family protein, which yields MSSENSSADDVQRVWDVVVVGAGPAGASAAYAAAVAGRRVLLLEKAELPRYKTCGGGIIGPSRDSLPPGFELPFRDRVHAVTFSNNGRFTRTRRSKQMLFGLINRPEFDQQLVEHAQKAGAELRTGVTVQRVEQHGSAVPDRRSVAVVLQGGETLLARAVVGADGSASRIGAHVGVKLDQVDLGLEAEIPVPETVAEDWKGRVLIDWGPIPGSYGWVFPKGDTLTVGVISARGEGAATKRYLEEFIGRLGLAGFEPSVSSGHLTRCRADDSPLSRGRVLVCGDAAGLLEPWTREGISFALRSGRLAGEWAVRIAEAHDAVDTRRQALNYAFAIKAGLGVEMSVGKRLLMVFERRPGLFHAALTGFRPAWKAFMDIVRGSTSLGEIVRTHPMAQRALTALDRRQAAAAGDDATS from the coding sequence GTGAGCAGCGAGAACTCTTCGGCGGACGACGTGCAGCGGGTGTGGGACGTCGTCGTGGTGGGCGCGGGACCCGCGGGAGCCTCGGCCGCGTATGCGGCGGCCGTCGCCGGGCGGCGCGTGCTGTTGCTGGAGAAAGCGGAGCTGCCGCGCTACAAGACATGCGGCGGCGGCATCATCGGCCCCTCGCGCGACTCGCTCCCGCCCGGCTTCGAGCTGCCCTTCCGGGACCGGGTGCACGCGGTCACGTTCTCCAACAACGGCCGCTTCACCCGCACCCGCCGCTCCAAGCAGATGCTGTTCGGGCTGATCAACCGCCCCGAGTTCGACCAGCAACTCGTCGAGCACGCGCAGAAGGCGGGCGCCGAACTGCGTACGGGCGTCACCGTGCAGCGCGTCGAGCAGCACGGCTCGGCGGTGCCGGACCGGCGCAGCGTCGCCGTCGTCCTGCAGGGCGGCGAGACGCTGCTCGCGCGTGCTGTCGTCGGCGCGGACGGCAGCGCCAGCCGGATAGGGGCGCATGTCGGGGTCAAGCTCGACCAGGTGGATCTCGGCCTGGAGGCGGAGATCCCGGTACCGGAGACGGTCGCCGAGGACTGGAAGGGGCGGGTGCTCATCGACTGGGGGCCCATTCCCGGCAGCTACGGCTGGGTGTTCCCCAAGGGGGACACGCTCACGGTCGGGGTGATCTCGGCGCGCGGCGAAGGCGCCGCGACCAAGCGGTACTTGGAGGAGTTCATCGGGCGGCTCGGCCTCGCCGGGTTCGAACCGAGCGTCTCCTCCGGCCACTTGACGCGCTGCCGTGCCGATGACTCGCCGCTGTCGCGCGGGCGGGTGCTGGTGTGCGGTGACGCGGCGGGCCTGCTGGAGCCGTGGACGCGCGAGGGCATCTCGTTCGCGCTGCGGTCGGGGCGGCTCGCGGGGGAGTGGGCGGTGCGGATCGCCGAGGCGCACGACGCGGTGGACACCCGGCGCCAGGCCCTGAACTACGCCTTCGCGATCAAGGCAGGGCTCGGCGTCGAGATGAGCGTCGGCAAGCGGCTGCTGATGGTGTTCGAGCGCCGTCCCGGCCTCTTCCACGCGGCGCTGACCGGTTTCCGGCCGGCCTGGAAGGCGTTCATGGACATCGTCCGCGGTTCCACGTCGCTGGGCGAGATCGTGCGCACCCACCCCATGGCCCAGCGCGCCCTGACCGCGCTGGACCGCCGGCAGGCGGCTGCCGCGGGCGACGACGCCACTTCCTGA
- a CDS encoding nitroreductase family deazaflavin-dependent oxidoreductase: MSSPYYLKGSPLNVRLNRIIGWLARHGLSIAGSAEMSVRGRKSGRMQRIPVNPHTYDGTRYLVSARGHSQWVRNMRAAGGGELRVGRKVREFSAVELPDEEKLPILRTYLEKWGWEVNQYFQGVTAKSSDEEIAAAAHDHPVFRISVTK, from the coding sequence ATGTCGTCGCCGTACTACCTCAAGGGCAGCCCGCTGAACGTCCGTCTCAACAGGATCATCGGCTGGCTGGCCCGACACGGGCTCAGCATCGCGGGTTCGGCGGAGATGTCGGTGCGCGGGCGCAAGAGCGGCCGGATGCAGCGCATCCCGGTCAACCCGCACACGTACGACGGCACGCGGTACCTCGTCTCGGCCCGCGGCCACTCCCAGTGGGTGCGCAACATGCGCGCCGCCGGCGGCGGAGAGCTGCGCGTCGGGCGCAAGGTGCGCGAGTTCTCCGCGGTGGAGCTTCCCGACGAGGAGAAGCTCCCGATCCTGCGGACCTACCTGGAGAAGTGGGGCTGGGAGGTCAACCAGTACTTCCAGGGGGTCACCGCGAAGTCCTCCGACGAGGAGATCGCGGCGGCGGCCCACGACCACCCCGTGTTCCGGATCAGCGTCACGAAGTGA
- a CDS encoding TetR/AcrR family transcriptional regulator yields the protein MSSTAQGARARARMEVTAAIKDEARRQLAAEGAAKLSLRAVARELGMVSSALYRYFPSRDDLLTALIIDAYDSLGERAEAAHDKAADAGPVRRWTAVAEAVRDWALRHPHEYALIYGSPVPGYTAPDTTVPSAARVGLVFIGILRDAHRGSDSDSGSGLSEPPLPAELRPEAERMAADLAPDLPPANVAALVAAWAELFGLVGFELFGQFNRVVEDRETFFRHAVARLAHGVGLLEGRQ from the coding sequence ATGAGCAGCACCGCACAGGGCGCACGGGCCCGCGCCAGGATGGAAGTCACCGCCGCCATCAAGGACGAGGCGCGCAGACAGCTCGCCGCCGAGGGCGCCGCCAAGCTCTCGCTGCGTGCCGTGGCCCGGGAGCTCGGCATGGTCTCCTCCGCCCTCTACCGCTACTTCCCCAGCCGGGACGATCTGCTGACCGCGCTCATCATCGACGCCTACGACTCCCTCGGCGAGCGCGCCGAGGCCGCGCACGACAAGGCCGCCGACGCCGGGCCCGTGCGGCGCTGGACGGCGGTGGCCGAGGCCGTGCGTGACTGGGCACTGCGGCATCCGCACGAGTACGCGCTGATCTACGGCTCGCCCGTCCCCGGCTACACCGCGCCCGACACCACGGTCCCGTCCGCCGCCCGCGTCGGCCTCGTCTTCATCGGCATCCTGCGCGACGCCCACCGCGGCTCCGACTCCGACTCCGGCTCCGGCCTCTCCGAACCGCCTCTGCCCGCCGAACTGCGCCCCGAAGCCGAGCGCATGGCCGCCGACCTGGCCCCCGACCTCCCCCCGGCGAACGTCGCGGCCCTCGTCGCCGCCTGGGCCGAGCTCTTCGGGCTCGTCGGGTTCGAGCTGTTCGGCCAGTTCAACCGGGTCGTGGAGGACAGGGAGACATTCTTCCGGCATGCGGTGGCCCGGCTCGCGCACGGCGTGGGCCTGCTGGAGGGCCGGCAGTAG
- a CDS encoding sensor histidine kinase, which produces MDEQQVRRGGGPPMWWRHGPPWWNRWEDGEEHTPRRPWRSTVLITVFVLAGSNFAAEGQLDDREALDPFARGLLFVAAALLLWRKRYPVAVAFGTATAATVYLGAGYPYGPVFVAVALACFNAIVTGHRKAAWAAVGVFWVGHALVAHWLYQWLPPSGDPAAPWGQEGVIAAWVAAIVAVSELARTRREQWARERAERVQAARRRADEERLRIARELHDVLAHSISVINVQAGVGLALLDTDPEQARTALTTIKAKSKEALGEVRQVLDTLRAPGDAPRAPAPGLDRLPELVRQAASAGLTVEVEGEPPRLAPGTDLAAFRIIQEALTNVVRHSESRHARVHLDHDDGTTLRLRIDDDGPATGAEAGGSGNGLAGMRERAAALGGTIEAGPRADGGFRVLAVLPLKASHEVEEDR; this is translated from the coding sequence ATGGACGAGCAGCAGGTGCGCCGGGGCGGCGGGCCGCCGATGTGGTGGCGGCACGGCCCGCCGTGGTGGAACCGGTGGGAGGACGGCGAGGAGCACACTCCGCGCCGGCCCTGGCGCTCCACCGTGCTGATCACGGTCTTCGTGCTGGCCGGCTCGAACTTCGCGGCCGAGGGTCAGCTGGACGACCGGGAGGCGCTCGACCCGTTCGCCCGCGGGCTGCTGTTCGTGGCGGCGGCACTGCTGCTGTGGCGCAAGCGGTATCCGGTGGCCGTCGCGTTCGGTACGGCGACGGCCGCCACGGTCTATCTGGGCGCCGGATATCCGTACGGGCCGGTCTTCGTGGCCGTCGCCCTGGCCTGCTTCAACGCCATCGTCACCGGGCACCGCAAGGCCGCCTGGGCGGCGGTCGGGGTGTTCTGGGTGGGGCACGCCCTGGTGGCCCACTGGCTGTACCAGTGGCTGCCGCCGTCCGGTGACCCGGCCGCGCCCTGGGGGCAGGAGGGCGTGATCGCCGCCTGGGTCGCGGCGATCGTGGCGGTGTCGGAGCTGGCCAGGACCCGGCGCGAGCAGTGGGCGCGGGAGCGGGCCGAGCGGGTGCAGGCGGCGCGGCGGCGTGCCGACGAGGAGCGGCTGCGGATCGCCCGCGAACTGCACGACGTCCTCGCGCACAGCATCTCCGTGATCAATGTGCAGGCGGGCGTCGGCCTCGCCCTCCTCGACACCGACCCCGAACAGGCCCGTACGGCGCTCACCACCATCAAGGCCAAGAGCAAGGAGGCGCTCGGCGAGGTCCGCCAGGTCCTCGACACCCTGCGCGCCCCCGGCGACGCGCCCCGCGCCCCGGCGCCCGGCCTCGACCGGCTGCCCGAACTGGTGCGGCAGGCGGCGAGCGCGGGCCTCACCGTCGAGGTCGAGGGCGAGCCGCCCCGCCTGGCACCCGGCACGGACCTCGCCGCCTTCCGGATCATCCAGGAGGCCCTCACCAATGTCGTACGCCACTCGGAGTCGCGGCACGCACGCGTGCACCTCGATCACGACGACGGGACGACGCTACGGCTGCGTATCGACGACGACGGCCCCGCGACCGGTGCCGAGGCGGGCGGCAGCGGCAACGGACTCGCCGGAATGCGGGAGCGGGCGGCCGCGCTGGGTGGCACGATCGAGGCGGGCCCGCGGGCCGACGGCGGGTTCCGGGTGCTCGCCGTACTGCCGTTGAAGGCTTCCCACGAGGTGGAGGAGGACCGGTGA
- a CDS encoding response regulator transcription factor: MIRVLLADDQSLVRAGFRALLDAQPDIEVAGEASDGEEALRKVRELRPDVVLMDIRMPLLDGLAATRRITDDGDLTGVKVVMLTTFELDEYVFEAIRAGASGFLVKDTEPEELLRAVRAVVEGDALLSPGVTRRLIAEFAARSKEPAAADVLTELTEREREVMALVGIGLSNDEIARRLVVSPLTAKTHVSRTMVKLGARDRAQLVVLAYESGLVRPGWLG, encoded by the coding sequence GTGATCCGCGTACTGCTCGCCGACGACCAGTCACTGGTGCGGGCCGGCTTCCGGGCGCTCCTCGACGCGCAGCCGGACATCGAGGTGGCTGGGGAGGCCTCCGACGGCGAGGAGGCCCTGCGCAAGGTGCGCGAACTGCGGCCCGACGTCGTCCTGATGGACATCCGCATGCCGCTCCTCGACGGCCTCGCCGCGACCCGCCGGATCACCGACGACGGTGACCTGACGGGCGTCAAGGTGGTCATGCTCACCACCTTCGAACTCGACGAGTACGTCTTCGAGGCCATCCGAGCGGGCGCCTCCGGCTTCCTGGTCAAGGACACCGAGCCGGAGGAACTCCTGCGTGCCGTACGGGCGGTGGTCGAGGGCGACGCACTGCTCTCGCCGGGCGTGACCCGCCGCCTCATCGCCGAGTTCGCCGCCCGCTCCAAGGAACCCGCGGCCGCCGACGTCCTCACCGAACTCACCGAGCGCGAGCGGGAGGTGATGGCCCTGGTCGGCATCGGACTGTCCAACGACGAGATCGCCCGCCGCCTGGTGGTCAGTCCCCTCACCGCGAAGACCCACGTCAGCCGCACCATGGTGAAGCTCGGCGCCCGTGACCGGGCCCAACTCGTCGTCCTGGCCTACGAGTCCGGGTTGGTCCGCCCAGGCTGGCTGGGCTGA
- a CDS encoding DUF6332 family protein — MTTYGGRRDQAERDAITVEIGYALCSAAFAAAVLFGAVAGPAFAFELSAGARGTLVGAGATAAAVVFVARVVSVLVRFGRRRNAAGDETAQPSQPGRTNPDS, encoded by the coding sequence ATGACCACGTATGGGGGACGGCGCGATCAGGCCGAGCGGGACGCGATCACCGTCGAGATCGGATACGCCCTGTGCAGCGCGGCGTTCGCGGCGGCCGTGCTGTTCGGGGCCGTGGCGGGGCCGGCGTTCGCCTTCGAGCTGTCGGCCGGAGCGCGCGGCACGCTCGTCGGAGCGGGAGCGACCGCGGCCGCCGTCGTGTTCGTCGCCCGTGTCGTCAGCGTGCTGGTCCGCTTCGGGCGGCGTCGCAATGCCGCCGGGGACGAGACGGCTCAGCCCAGCCAGCCTGGGCGGACCAACCCGGACTCGTAG